The Lentzea guizhouensis genome contains a region encoding:
- a CDS encoding zinc-binding dehydrogenase, with protein MRAVELVHFGDADTAFTTRELPRPTPGPGQVLVRVLATSVNPLDLQTRRGDYRDQLALPAVIGNDVSGVVVETGPGADDFRPGDEVWYLTPIFAGQGTYAEFHVVDQALVTRKPAQLSHVEAAGLALVGVTAWEALVERAAVRAGERVLVHGGAGGVGSVAIQIAKALGAEVVTTARAADHEFVTGLGADTAIDFSAGDYVSQVRALGKVDVVLDTVGGDTLTRSPEVLADQGRVVSIVDTPQPQNLLAAWGVNATYHFLFVSPGQAKLAALGRLVDQGELRPVIGAVLPLSDVAQAHALLEASAGNGRRRPRGKIAIAVHPLDEPPHQTTPSPHPAGASATSTQP; from the coding sequence ATGCGTGCGGTGGAACTCGTCCACTTCGGCGACGCGGACACCGCGTTCACCACCCGGGAACTGCCACGCCCCACCCCCGGCCCCGGTCAGGTGCTGGTCCGCGTGCTCGCCACGTCCGTCAACCCCCTCGACCTCCAGACCCGGCGCGGCGACTACCGCGACCAACTGGCACTGCCCGCGGTGATCGGCAACGACGTCTCCGGCGTGGTGGTCGAGACCGGCCCCGGAGCGGACGACTTCCGGCCGGGCGACGAGGTCTGGTACCTGACCCCGATCTTCGCCGGGCAGGGCACCTACGCGGAGTTCCACGTGGTCGACCAGGCTCTGGTCACCCGCAAACCCGCGCAGCTGTCCCACGTCGAGGCCGCCGGACTCGCACTCGTGGGCGTGACGGCCTGGGAGGCACTGGTCGAACGCGCCGCGGTACGGGCCGGGGAACGAGTCCTGGTGCACGGCGGAGCGGGCGGCGTCGGCTCGGTCGCCATCCAGATCGCCAAAGCGCTGGGAGCCGAGGTGGTGACCACCGCACGGGCGGCGGACCACGAGTTCGTCACCGGACTCGGAGCCGACACCGCGATCGACTTCTCGGCCGGTGACTACGTGTCACAGGTCCGCGCACTGGGCAAGGTGGACGTCGTGCTCGACACCGTCGGCGGCGACACCCTGACCCGCAGCCCGGAGGTCCTCGCCGACCAAGGCCGCGTCGTGTCCATCGTGGACACACCACAACCCCAGAACCTGCTCGCCGCATGGGGCGTGAACGCGACCTACCACTTCCTCTTCGTCAGCCCCGGCCAGGCCAAACTCGCCGCCCTCGGCCGACTGGTGGACCAAGGTGAACTCCGGCCCGTGATCGGCGCCGTACTCCCGCTGTCCGACGTCGCACAGGCACACGCACTGCTGGAGGCCTCCGCCGGCAATGGCCGCAGACGGCCACGCGGCAAGATCGCCATCGCCGTGCACCCCCTGGACGAACCACCGCACCAGACAACACCTTCGCCTCACCCGGCAGGCGCATCAGCGACATCGACGCAGCCGTGA
- a CDS encoding ArsR/SmtB family transcription factor, protein MFSEAELLAVFRALSNPTRRQMLVWLKDPMGFPGQEPGDVEIGVCVTDIQQRVGLGQSTTSQYLAMLRQVGLVVATRRGKWTYYRRDEANIARLLETLRDVF, encoded by the coding sequence GTGTTCTCGGAGGCGGAGTTGCTGGCTGTGTTCCGGGCCCTGTCCAACCCGACCCGCCGGCAGATGCTGGTGTGGCTCAAGGACCCGATGGGTTTCCCCGGTCAGGAGCCCGGCGACGTGGAGATCGGTGTCTGCGTGACCGACATCCAGCAGCGGGTGGGCCTGGGGCAGTCCACCACCTCGCAGTACCTCGCGATGCTGCGGCAAGTGGGGCTCGTGGTCGCCACCAGGCGGGGCAAGTGGACCTACTACCGCCGCGATGAGGCGAACATCGCTCGTCTCCTGGAGACCCTGCGCGACGTGTTCTAG
- a CDS encoding SpoIIE family protein phosphatase — MDKPDDLLNAIAAVVYQADAGSGVVSSISAYAERMFGHPLHWWHGRADAWRSVVHPQDLAAVERDRARGAGERDEFDLTYRIVDAGGRVLWVQDRIVVQRSAEGAPLWLRGVLTDVTRHIADREREQFLTLLDHELQRTSDAESVMAAATRMLGEHLRADRCAYAQVEQDENHFVMSGDHATGLPPLAGRFAMSAFGEPAVAAMRAGSPWIVGDSAADPRLGTADQAVYEATGIRAVVCLPLMRDGRFVAGMAVHQATARQWSAPEIELVSVVVNRCWESLQRVHADRQLRDSELRYRQLVESTTDAILMLDADLRFIDANPALCTLLGRDRNELVGTAAADVLDHGEHSRLRELVDDTASPRSITAVWHLLRADDTRVAVELSIQTTSRGVQAIGRDITERLRAEAERDLLLRREHEIAETLQRSLLPRELPPLERLAVSARYLPAGYGQIGGDWYDVLHLGKTTVALTVGDVVGKGAAAAAVMGQLRSALSGYLVDGHPPAAALERLDAFAARIEGAAGSSCACATFDWATGTLCWSTAGHPPPVVVDDTTAQTLTGHGAVLGVSKREPYRDQQTTLRPGASILLYTDGLVEHRERPIDQGLHALTNVVSPAHEQNPTSLANTVIDALLTDGQHDDVALVIARHLPPPLRQRLPARPGELAGMRKRIRTWSQQSGLSPDAGYDLQLALGEAVANAVDHAYPDEPGDLEYSVRHTATAIEVTVSDEGRWRPPTPGPTNRGRGIKLIQTLSTTMDLRHDANGTTVTFQLACTTRNDTAAEHPSPSPSSPPEADTADHGNTAVAPVQHLALDEDLDSATIPRIRQTLLTQITTSDPRPVNVDLTAVRYISSSGIALLIEAMTAAHDRGRALTVTTAPGSAPARILALSGLA; from the coding sequence ATGGACAAGCCGGATGACCTGCTGAACGCCATTGCAGCGGTCGTGTACCAAGCCGACGCCGGCTCGGGAGTGGTGTCGTCGATCTCGGCGTACGCCGAGCGCATGTTCGGCCACCCGTTGCACTGGTGGCACGGACGGGCCGATGCGTGGCGGTCGGTGGTCCATCCGCAGGACTTGGCCGCGGTCGAGCGTGACCGTGCGCGCGGTGCCGGCGAGCGCGACGAGTTCGATCTGACCTATCGGATCGTCGACGCGGGCGGACGCGTGCTGTGGGTGCAGGATCGCATCGTCGTGCAGCGCTCGGCCGAAGGAGCCCCGTTGTGGTTGCGCGGGGTGTTGACCGACGTCACACGGCACATCGCCGATCGCGAGCGTGAGCAGTTCCTGACGCTGCTGGATCACGAGCTGCAACGCACCAGTGACGCCGAGAGCGTGATGGCGGCGGCGACGCGGATGCTCGGCGAGCACCTGCGGGCCGACCGGTGCGCCTACGCCCAGGTGGAGCAGGACGAGAACCACTTCGTGATGAGCGGCGACCATGCGACTGGTCTGCCGCCGTTGGCCGGCCGGTTCGCGATGAGCGCGTTCGGCGAACCGGCGGTGGCCGCCATGCGCGCCGGCTCACCGTGGATCGTCGGCGACAGCGCTGCCGACCCCCGTCTCGGCACTGCCGACCAAGCCGTTTACGAGGCCACCGGGATCCGCGCGGTGGTCTGTCTGCCTCTCATGCGGGATGGTCGTTTCGTCGCGGGCATGGCCGTCCACCAAGCGACCGCACGTCAGTGGAGCGCACCCGAGATCGAGCTGGTGTCGGTTGTGGTCAACCGGTGCTGGGAGTCGCTGCAACGCGTCCACGCCGACCGGCAGCTGCGCGACAGTGAGCTCCGGTATCGCCAGCTGGTCGAATCGACCACCGACGCCATCCTCATGCTGGACGCTGACCTGCGGTTCATCGACGCCAACCCGGCGTTGTGCACGCTGCTCGGCCGCGACCGGAACGAGCTCGTGGGCACCGCCGCAGCCGACGTGCTCGACCACGGAGAGCACAGCCGCTTGCGTGAGCTGGTCGACGACACGGCCTCACCGCGCAGCATCACCGCCGTGTGGCATCTGCTGCGGGCCGACGACACCCGCGTCGCCGTCGAGCTCAGCATCCAGACCACCAGCCGGGGAGTGCAGGCCATCGGCCGCGACATCACCGAGCGGCTGCGCGCCGAGGCCGAACGAGACCTGCTCCTGCGCAGGGAACACGAGATCGCGGAAACCCTGCAACGCAGTCTGCTTCCCCGAGAGCTGCCGCCACTGGAGCGGCTCGCGGTCTCGGCACGCTACCTCCCCGCGGGCTACGGCCAGATCGGCGGCGACTGGTACGACGTGCTGCACCTGGGCAAGACCACCGTGGCGCTGACGGTGGGTGACGTCGTCGGCAAGGGAGCCGCTGCCGCCGCGGTCATGGGACAGCTGCGCAGCGCTCTGTCGGGCTACCTGGTCGACGGCCATCCTCCGGCGGCCGCACTGGAGCGGCTGGACGCGTTCGCCGCACGGATCGAGGGTGCCGCGGGCAGCTCCTGCGCGTGTGCGACCTTCGACTGGGCCACCGGCACACTGTGCTGGTCGACCGCGGGCCACCCACCGCCGGTCGTGGTCGACGACACCACCGCGCAAACGCTGACCGGTCACGGCGCCGTACTGGGCGTGTCGAAGCGAGAGCCATACCGCGATCAGCAGACCACGCTACGACCAGGAGCATCGATCCTGCTCTACACCGACGGACTGGTCGAACACCGCGAACGCCCCATCGACCAGGGCCTGCACGCGCTGACGAACGTTGTCAGTCCCGCCCATGAGCAAAATCCCACTTCGCTCGCCAACACCGTCATCGACGCGTTGCTCACCGACGGACAACACGACGACGTGGCTCTGGTGATCGCCCGCCACCTTCCGCCGCCACTGCGGCAACGACTCCCCGCCCGTCCCGGCGAGCTGGCCGGGATGCGCAAGCGCATCAGGACCTGGTCACAGCAGTCGGGCCTGTCACCCGATGCGGGGTACGACCTGCAGCTGGCGTTGGGAGAGGCCGTCGCGAACGCCGTCGACCACGCCTACCCCGATGAACCAGGAGACCTCGAATACAGCGTGCGTCACACCGCGACCGCAATAGAGGTGACGGTCAGTGACGAAGGTCGTTGGCGCCCGCCCACACCCGGCCCCACCAACCGCGGTCGAGGCATCAAGCTCATCCAAACCCTCTCCACCACGATGGACCTGCGGCACGACGCCAACGGCACCACCGTGACCTTCCAGCTGGCCTGTACCACTCGGAACGACACCGCCGCAGAGCACCCGTCACCCTCACCGAGCTCTCCACCGGAGGCCGATACCGCAGACCACGGCAACACCGCCGTCGCGCCGGTACAACACCTGGCGCTCGACGAAGACCTCGACTCCGCCACGATCCCGCGCATCCGACAGACGCTGCTGACCCAGATCACCACTTCCGATCCACGTCCGGTGAACGTCGATCTGACCGCGGTGCGCTACATCAGCAGCTCCGGCATCGCACTGCTGATCGAGGCCATGACAGCAGCACACGATCGTGGTCGCGCCCTGACCGTCACGACGGCGCCAGGATCGGCACCCGCGCGCATCCTGGCGTTGTCCGGTCTCGCGTGA